From a single Cotesia glomerata isolate CgM1 linkage group LG6, MPM_Cglom_v2.3, whole genome shotgun sequence genomic region:
- the LOC123266473 gene encoding inositol monophosphatase 1-like yields the protein MSLDDFYAVALDLVKQSGAIIRDRINRPKDVMIKSCDVDLVTESDQQVEKLFMDGITAKFPDHRFIGEETTSSGEKVQLTEAPTWVIDPIDGTMNFVHGLPHTCISVALLINKITEIGLVYNPILEQFFTARKGQGAFMNGNPIKVSGEKELKKALVMVELGTSRDPEKMKIVMENLKILTSKVHGVRALGSAALNMCMVALGGADANFEFGIHIWDFAAGDLIVREAGGCCIDPSGGELDLLSRRVLCASSQELANEISSLLIQYFPERD from the exons atgaGTCTTGATGATTTTTATGCTGTCGCTCTTGACCTTGTCAAGCAATCCGGTGCG ATTATTCGAGACAGGATTAACAGGCCAAAAGATGTAATGATTAAATCTTGTGACGTTGACCTTGTCACTGAGTCCGATCAGCAGgtagaaaaactttttatggATGGAATCACCGCTAAATTCCCGGATCACAG ATTTATTGGAGAAGAAACTACAAGTTCCGGTGAAAAAGTTCAATTGACAGAAGCCCCTACATGGGTAATAGATCCGATTGATGGTACTATGAACTTTGTCCATGGTCTTCCTCATACGTGCATATCAGTCGccctgttaataaataaaatcactgAGATCGGACTAGTTTATAATCCCATTCTCGAACAGTTTTTCACAGCTCGTAAAGGTCAAGGGGCATTCATGAATGGTAATCCTATTAAAGTTTCAGGCGAGAAAG AACTCAAAAAAGCTTTAGTTATGGTGGAATTGGGCACAAGCAGAGATCcagaaaaaatgaagatagttatggaaaatttaaaaatattaacatccAAAGTTCACgg aGTACGAGCATTAGGATCAGCAGCATTGAATATGTGCATGGTAGCTTTAGGTGGAGCGGATGCTAATTTTGAATTCGGGATTCACATATGGGATTTCGCAGCGGGCGATCTGATCGTTCGTGAAGCTGGTGGCTGTTGTATTGATCCATCCG gagGTGAATTGGATCTTTTATCACGAAGAGTACTGTGTGCATCATCGCAAGAATTAGCCAATGAGATTTCAAGcttattaattcaatacttTCCGGAACGTGATTaa
- the LOC123266472 gene encoding serine/threonine-protein kinase PRP4 homolog: MGSSDLEYIDSKQDIHSIDEHADLFEQKKKKKRKHKHHKHKKDKIVDKEKIDAKVDRQDRKKHKKHKKLQKDKEVENNGIAGEKVPVKNDTKESGINGKVVNSVMEIASTESEGENLVDLDSDEVDCTIIEDDVDLEELMKQKERLQACLVQYLSDESEKDEKRFNREEITKKTPDVILVEDDSGDDIIAKQKRHRSRSGSRERKKNIKSTDRIVTDITRVKKSKQDVGEKRKEGDRRRDETTKHNDESKKSDKLRKVIEKKEVTRKDDVRKRIDEDRRKEVGKRDELRKRDHDIKEDERKREDYRSSKSRNDSSNRDMKGNSKNLKPAENRNCHSGRDRDARSREPVVSKDGHSSRDKGDNWDKHNNRDRYTSNRDTASSRDSRNHDKTCERSRRSRSPARYRNDRDRNDRYRRSRSLSRNRRDRDRHGRNDRDREKNGKRERGDKYKDSLSEGLKVERSDSSSEDDLKDIDIEEEEDEETIIERRRKQREELLKRLGGPTEDSNMSTDVIVNDNPVSTEQSSSSSKHVEAINNSDSNSESHTPPLPDQNKLQLLAKKRKSRFDEPPTKKKSENQEEVKTNEKNDDKINVKKTSEWDMFADVDNVGDFNSPTVEGNRVGGHENPSLTDNWDDAEGYYRVRIGETLDSRYTVYGYTGQGVFSNVVRARDTTRGGMDVAVKIIRNNEIMHRTGLKELEILRKLNDEDSEDRFHCLRLYRHFFHKNHLCMVFEPLSMNLREVLKKYGKDVGLHVKAVRSYSRQLFLALKLLSKSNILHGDIKPDNILVSENKIVLKLCDFGSACYAHENENTPYLVSRFYRAPEIILGIKYDCAIDMWSVGCTIYELYTGKIMFSGKTNNQMLKFFMDLKGKMPNKLIRKGAFKDQHFDANCNFLYHEVDKVTEREKVVVMSTIPPTRDLGAELGGTSLSAEQKSRVSPVNQLKDLLERIITLDHTKRMKVKDALSHPFIQEKN, translated from the exons ATGGG ATCATCCGATTTAGAGTATATTGACTCAAAGCAAGATATTCATAGCATAGATGAACATGCTGATTTGTTTGaacagaaaaagaaaaaaaaaaggaaacatAAACACCACAAacataaaaaagataaaattgtaGACAAGGAAAAAATAGACGCAAAAGTTGATCGACAAGACAG aaaaaaacaTAAGAAACACAAAAAGCTTCAAAAAGATAAAGAAGTGGAAAATAATGGCATTGCAGGAGAGAAAGTTCCTGTAAAAAATGATACTAAAGAATCAGGTATAAATGGTAAAGTTGTTAACTCTGTAATGGAAATTGCGTCTACTGAAAGTGAAGGTGAAAATCTAGTTGATTTAGATTCAGATGAAGTAGACTGCACCATTATCGAAGATGATGTCGATCTAGAGGAGCTAATGAAACAAAAA gaaCGACTTCAAGCATGTTTAGTGCAATATCTTTCTGATGAATCAGAAAAAGATGAAAAAAGGTTTAATCGTgaagaaataacaaaaaaaacccCTGACGTTATCCTTGTAGAGGATGATAGTGGTGATGATATTATTGCTAAACAAAAACGCCACCGAAGTAGATCTGGGAGTAGAGAacgtaagaaaaatattaaatcaacagACCGAATTGTAACAGATATAACTCGTGTTAAAAAATCTAAGCAGGATGTAGGTGAAAAACGGAAAGAAGGAGATAGAAGGCGTGATGAGACAACTAAACATAATGACGAATCAAAGAAATCTGATAAATTGCGAAaagtaatagaaaaaaaagaggTAACTCGAAAAGACGATGTAAGGAAACGTATAGATGAAGATCGTCGTAAAGAGGTCGGGAAACGAGATGAATTACGAAAGCGTGATCACGACATTAAAGAAGATGAACGGAAACGTGAAGATTATCGTTCGTCTAAATCACGAAATGATTCTAGTAATCGAGATATGAAaggaaattctaaaaatttaaagccaGCAGAAAATCGAAATTGTCATTCAGGTAGAGATAGAGATGCACGGAGTCGAGAGCCAGTAGTAAGTAAAGATGGTCATAGTAGTCGAGACAAAGGAGACAACTGGGataaacataataatagaGATCGTTATACATCTAATCGAGATACAGCAAGTAGTCGAGACTCGCGGAATCATGATAAAACTTGCGAACGATCTAGAAGATCACGAAGTCCCGCGCGATATAGGAATGATAGAGACCGAAATGATAGGTATCGGCGATCAAGATCATTGTCTCGAAATCGTAGAGATCGAGACAGACATGGACGAAATGACAGAGATCGAGAAAAAAATGGTAAGCGCGAACGAGGTGATAAATACAAAGATTCGCTTTCTGAAGGCTTGAAGGTTGAGAGATCTGATAGCTCTAGTGAAGATGATCTTAAAGATATTGATATTGAAGAGGAGGAAGATGAAGAAACTATTATTGAAAGGCGGAGAAAACAAAGAGAAGAGTTACTTAAACGATTAGGTGGGCCAACTGAGGATTCAAATATGTCTACAGATGTTATTGTAAATGATAACCCCGTTAGTACCGAACAATCGAGTTCGTCTTCAAAGCATGTAGAAGCAATAAATAACAGCGATTCGAATTCGGAAAGTCATACTCCGCCGTTACCGGATCAAAACAAGTTACAACTGTTGGCtaagaaaagaaaatcaaGATTTGATGAACCACcaacaaagaaaaaatcgGAAAATCAAGAAGAAGTTAagacaaatgaaaaaaatgatgataagattaatgttaaaaaaactagTGAATGGGATATGTTTGCTGATGTTGACAATGTGGGAGATTTTAAt agtcCAACTGTTGAAGGCAATCGAGTGGGTGGTCACGAAAATCCAAGCTTAACTGATAATTGGGATGATGCTGAAGGATATTACcg TGTGCGAATTGGTGAGACTCTTGATAGCCGATACACCGTCTATGGATATACCGGTCAAGGAGTTTTCAGTAACGTTGTTAGAGCTAGAGATACCACACGAGGAGGTATGGATGTTGCTGtcaaaattataagaaacaatgaaataat GCATAGGACAGGTCTTAAGGAACTTGAAATTCTCCGGAAGCTAAATGATGAGGATTCAGAAGATCGTTTTCACTGTCTGAGATTATATCGACACTTCTTTCATAAAAATCACTTGTGCATGGTTTTCGAGCCTCTTTCAATGAATTTAAGAGAG gttttgaaaaaatatggCAAAGATGTAGGTCTGCATGTTAAAGCAGTGCGTTCGTACTCACGACAATTGTTTCTTGCCTTAAAACTATTAagtaaatcaaatattttacatgGTGATATAAAACCAGACAATATTCTAGtcagtgaaaataaaattgtattaaaattatgtgATTTTGGATCGGCATGTTATGCACATGAAAACGAAAATACACCATATCTTGTTTCAAGATTTTATCGTGCCCCGGAAATaa TTCTTGGAATAAAATATGATTGTGCTATTGACATGTGGTCAGTTGGATGTACGATATATGAATTGTATACTGGCAAAATTATGTTTTCTGGCAAAACAAATAatcaaatgttaaaatttttcatggatCTCAAGGGCAAAATGCCtaacaaattaataagaaaaggGGCATTCAAAGACCAACACTTTGATGCTAATTGCAATTTTCTATATCATGAAGTTGACAAAGTCACTGAAAGg GAAAAAGTTGTCGTTATGTCAACCATTCCTCCAACGCGAGATCTTGGGGCAGAGCTTGGTGGAACTTCGTTATCTGCTGAGCAAAAAAGTAGGGTCAGCCCGGTCAACCAACTAAAAGACTTGCTAGAACGCATAATAACATTGGATCACACCAAAAGAATGAAAGTGAAGGATGCACTGTCTCATCCGTttatacaagaaaaaaattag